In Alteribacter lacisalsi, a genomic segment contains:
- a CDS encoding DUF3006 domain-containing protein, with the protein MGKKHAVLDRIEDGQWAVLLVGTEEKEVILPVSKMPGGAGEGDWFTVTLVGDTVSSVTRDEQASAQAREEISSKMETLKKRKGSRFKTKREE; encoded by the coding sequence ATGGGGAAAAAACATGCGGTACTTGACAGGATTGAAGACGGGCAGTGGGCCGTGCTCCTGGTCGGCACAGAGGAGAAGGAAGTGATCCTTCCCGTTTCGAAAATGCCGGGAGGAGCAGGAGAAGGGGACTGGTTTACCGTAACACTTGTGGGTGATACAGTATCCAGCGTGACCCGGGATGAACAGGCGTCAGCGCAGGCCCGGGAAGAAATCAGTTCCAAAATGGAAACACTGAAAAAACGGAAAGGAAGCCGGTTTAAAACAAAACGGGAAGAATAG
- a CDS encoding DUF6612 family protein, whose protein sequence is MKKAVLASCVTGAVLFTAACGAESDDGLTVEEILTQSEEAMEELSSYSMDMEMLQEMSMDDDTMDINMTSEAQVLMDPLVLYQHASMDMMGMPFSYDSYFSEEHGFFMEDPMSGEWLKLPDEFTDEMMAMADIQTSPEDQFDIFRENLEEVDVETDEEEDRYIVTIKGDGVDNEAMKEQLMGFMDGDMGQLMGDALDSMEIHSYEYEIFIDRDTFYTTEANVFMDMTMDDGVNETAMKQTTHMLFGGFNEYDDLEVPANVIENAEEISESDMMGGL, encoded by the coding sequence ATGAAAAAAGCAGTATTAGCAAGCTGTGTAACAGGTGCTGTGCTCTTCACAGCAGCGTGTGGAGCTGAAAGCGATGACGGACTTACGGTTGAGGAAATTCTCACTCAGTCGGAAGAAGCAATGGAGGAGCTTTCAAGCTATTCGATGGATATGGAAATGCTTCAGGAAATGAGCATGGATGATGATACAATGGATATCAACATGACATCTGAAGCACAGGTGCTTATGGATCCGCTCGTTCTTTATCAGCATGCATCCATGGACATGATGGGAATGCCGTTCTCTTACGACAGCTACTTCTCAGAAGAACATGGATTCTTTATGGAAGATCCCATGAGCGGTGAGTGGCTGAAACTTCCTGATGAATTTACAGATGAAATGATGGCAATGGCCGACATTCAGACGAGTCCTGAAGATCAGTTCGACATCTTCCGCGAAAACCTTGAAGAAGTGGATGTTGAGACAGACGAAGAGGAAGACCGCTACATCGTTACTATTAAAGGTGACGGAGTAGACAACGAAGCAATGAAAGAACAACTTATGGGCTTTATGGACGGTGATATGGGACAATTGATGGGCGATGCCCTGGACTCCATGGAAATCCATTCTTATGAATATGAAATATTTATTGACCGGGATACGTTTTATACCACCGAAGCCAATGTGTTTATGGATATGACGATGGACGATGGCGTGAATGAAACTGCCATGAAACAGACAACGCATATGCTTTTTGGCGGTTTTAACGAATATGATGACCTTGAAGTTCCTGCAAATGTGATTGAAAACGCAGAGGAAATTAGTGAATCAGATATGATGGGCGGACTCTAG
- a CDS encoding phospholipase D-like domain-containing protein, giving the protein MKKIIFEKMNGLYFSLLMLVIILTGVAVYGLFKPLPEGVSYEGSLHDIDDARFYYDVTYETEDGEWVYEQQIFDEVIEVIDRAENYLLLDLFLFNDFHDREEDMPELSRRVTDAVLKKKDENPEMNVIFITDEFNTGYGSHRSPHLDELEEAGVHTIISDLTPLRDSKPIYSSIYRTFFQWFGRGDRGWLPHPLSEGAPSITARSYLKMLNLKANHRKVVVSDKEAFITSANPHDGSAYYSNIGFRVTGSVIEDVWEAEKAVASFSSEDDLPFPGSEDFLYEERAAEINGADEGLKAKHLTESSIKDHLMEQIENAGSGDRITIGAYYLAEDSTMDAIVDASFRDVEIRVVLDPNSYSFNQETQGLPNRPAARELKERSEGRVQIRWYHIDEDQYHSKIMVFENDQEITMIGGSSNFTRRNMDDFNLDASIMIQAPLSSDLAAEVNSYFERLWTNEDGIFTLHLDEYEDDLGFWKPTTYRLQQWFYLTTY; this is encoded by the coding sequence ATGAAAAAAATCATATTTGAAAAAATGAACGGTCTTTATTTTTCCCTGCTTATGCTTGTCATTATTTTAACAGGAGTGGCAGTTTACGGTCTGTTTAAGCCTCTTCCTGAAGGAGTAAGCTACGAGGGCAGCCTGCATGACATTGATGATGCCCGCTTCTACTATGATGTTACATATGAGACAGAGGACGGAGAGTGGGTTTATGAACAGCAGATTTTTGATGAAGTGATTGAAGTCATCGACCGGGCAGAAAACTACCTTCTCCTGGATCTGTTTTTATTTAATGATTTTCACGACCGTGAGGAGGACATGCCGGAACTGAGCAGAAGAGTTACCGATGCTGTTCTTAAGAAAAAAGACGAAAATCCGGAAATGAACGTGATTTTTATTACAGACGAGTTTAATACCGGGTACGGCTCTCATCGCTCTCCACATCTGGACGAACTGGAGGAGGCTGGCGTTCACACGATCATAAGTGACCTGACACCGCTCAGGGACAGTAAACCGATTTACTCATCTATATACCGTACTTTTTTCCAGTGGTTTGGCCGCGGTGACAGGGGCTGGCTCCCGCACCCACTGAGTGAGGGTGCGCCATCCATCACGGCACGTTCCTATCTGAAGATGCTGAACCTGAAGGCGAATCACCGAAAAGTCGTGGTTTCTGACAAGGAAGCGTTTATCACATCAGCCAACCCCCATGATGGAAGTGCGTATTACAGCAATATCGGCTTTCGGGTCACTGGTTCAGTAATTGAGGATGTGTGGGAAGCTGAAAAGGCAGTAGCCTCTTTTTCTTCAGAAGACGATCTCCCATTTCCCGGGAGCGAAGACTTTCTTTATGAAGAGCGGGCTGCAGAAATAAATGGAGCAGATGAAGGGCTGAAAGCAAAGCATCTCACAGAGAGCAGCATAAAAGATCACCTGATGGAGCAGATTGAAAATGCCGGCTCCGGAGACAGGATTACAATCGGAGCTTACTATCTTGCTGAGGACTCAACGATGGACGCCATTGTTGACGCTTCTTTCCGCGATGTGGAAATCCGGGTTGTTCTCGACCCGAACAGTTACTCCTTTAACCAGGAAACCCAGGGGCTGCCGAACCGTCCTGCTGCCCGTGAACTGAAGGAACGATCAGAAGGGCGTGTACAAATCCGCTGGTATCATATTGACGAAGATCAGTACCATTCCAAGATCATGGTATTTGAAAATGATCAGGAGATTACGATGATCGGCGGTTCTTCTAATTTCACCAGAAGAAACATGGATGACTTCAATCTTGATGCGAGCATCATGATCCAGGCGCCACTTTCTTCAGATCTTGCAGCAGAGGTGAACAGCTATTTTGAGCGGCTGTGGACGAATGAAGACGGGATCTTTACTCTCCATCTTGATGAGTATGAAGATGATCTTGGATTCTGGAAGCCGACCACTTACCGCCTGCAGCAGTGGTTTTACCTGACAACCTATTAA
- a CDS encoding C40 family peptidase encodes MKRSVIMDLLIIPVLIFSLLFSTGSKPEFMLSEDPETESEITAFWPIPSEHTTFSAIADKLIGTPAVSGRGRTPSEGFSSGGLVQYLYKEHSGILLSRKPSLQRELGKPVSEFQEGDLLFFNGDRGLISGVYLHDQEFITVTNEGVSLRNLRKDKYWRERFLEGRRLTDQESERLNPSFYSDIDHQAVREALSLLHRPYRLTGSKLSAFDCSFLVQHAFAEMNIYLPRMTYQQYERGEPVSLEEAEAGDVIYFSGTWQKGISHTGIYLGDRFFIHASGEEGETIISYLGRSWMDHFTGIRRFDSLAADTDIPQVREALPLIGTDYKKGGRSPKKGFSRSGFIHYVFKKSGISLPRSAKNQAEKGISVSLESAKTGDVLFFRTDSGTLIPALYIGNEAAIAVRMDEGVSAVDLQYSSFWNKNRLADIRRYN; translated from the coding sequence GTGAAACGTTCTGTAATAATGGACTTGTTAATAATACCGGTGCTGATTTTCTCTCTCCTTTTTTCCACAGGGTCTAAACCGGAGTTCATGCTGTCAGAGGACCCTGAGACAGAGAGTGAAATTACCGCTTTCTGGCCGATTCCGTCCGAACATACAACCTTTTCTGCAATTGCGGATAAACTGATTGGCACACCTGCAGTCTCTGGACGGGGACGCACACCGTCGGAAGGCTTTTCATCAGGAGGTCTGGTCCAGTACCTGTATAAAGAGCATTCAGGCATACTTCTATCACGAAAACCTTCTCTTCAAAGAGAGCTTGGAAAACCTGTTTCCGAGTTTCAGGAAGGTGATTTGCTGTTTTTCAATGGAGACCGCGGACTGATCAGCGGCGTATACCTTCATGACCAGGAATTTATAACGGTCACAAATGAAGGGGTAAGCCTCAGAAATCTCCGCAAAGACAAGTACTGGCGTGAGCGGTTTCTCGAAGGACGGAGACTTACAGACCAGGAGTCCGAACGTCTGAATCCTTCGTTCTACTCAGATATAGACCACCAGGCTGTCAGGGAGGCTCTTTCGCTTCTTCACCGTCCTTATCGGCTGACTGGATCAAAATTATCTGCTTTTGACTGTTCGTTTCTCGTACAGCACGCTTTTGCGGAAATGAACATCTACCTTCCCCGGATGACGTATCAGCAGTATGAGCGGGGGGAGCCCGTTTCTCTGGAGGAGGCAGAGGCCGGAGACGTCATTTACTTCTCCGGAACCTGGCAGAAAGGGATTTCCCATACTGGTATCTATTTAGGTGACCGTTTTTTCATACATGCAAGTGGTGAAGAGGGAGAAACAATCATCTCCTATCTTGGCCGCAGCTGGATGGATCATTTTACCGGGATCAGACGTTTTGACAGCCTGGCAGCAGACACAGATATTCCCCAGGTTCGCGAAGCCCTTCCACTGATCGGTACCGACTATAAAAAAGGCGGACGATCTCCGAAGAAAGGGTTCAGCCGCAGCGGCTTCATTCACTATGTATTCAAAAAAAGCGGCATTTCTCTTCCCCGCTCTGCAAAAAATCAGGCGGAAAAAGGGATATCTGTCAGCCTTGAAAGCGCCAAGACAGGCGATGTGCTCTTCTTCAGAACCGACTCCGGTACCCTGATTCCAGCCCTCTACATTGGTAATGAGGCTGCCATTGCAGTCAGGATGGATGAAGGTGTCTCTGCTGTAGACCTTCAGTACAGCTCCTTCTGGAATAAGAACCGTCTTGCTGACATTCGGCGGTATAACTGA
- a CDS encoding electron transfer flavoprotein subunit beta/FixA family protein, with translation MHILVCIKQVPDTKIIKVNPKTNTLDRSSAPAILNPYDAHAVEEAVRLREVHGGKVTVLSMGPPQARKAIRKCVEIGADEGILISDRRFAGADTLATSYALYKAVEKIQKTDGVDLILCGKHAIDGDTGQTGPGVARRLGIPPLTCVIQVDQVDVENRTVRVHRKVEEGYEVISSTLPSLLTVEKEINHVSWAPLPNMLRAARYEPSVWTVDDLEDVDIKQLGLKGSPTIVGKMWPPEKSKGAQMIEGDAETQVTEVLKIFMKERDLFKSAGQKQN, from the coding sequence ATGCATATTCTTGTATGTATTAAACAGGTGCCTGATACAAAAATCATCAAAGTTAATCCAAAAACAAATACCCTTGACCGCTCCAGTGCACCTGCAATATTAAATCCCTATGATGCTCATGCGGTGGAAGAGGCGGTAAGGCTTCGAGAGGTGCACGGAGGAAAAGTCACAGTTCTTTCAATGGGGCCGCCTCAGGCCCGAAAGGCAATTCGAAAATGTGTGGAAATCGGAGCGGACGAAGGCATTCTGATTTCAGACCGGCGGTTCGCAGGTGCCGACACACTGGCAACGAGCTATGCTCTTTATAAAGCTGTGGAGAAAATTCAGAAGACTGACGGCGTTGACCTGATTCTCTGTGGAAAACATGCGATCGACGGCGACACAGGCCAGACCGGACCAGGGGTGGCCAGGCGTCTGGGAATACCGCCGCTAACTTGCGTCATCCAGGTGGATCAGGTAGATGTGGAAAACCGGACTGTTCGTGTGCATAGAAAAGTGGAAGAAGGCTATGAAGTCATTTCATCCACACTGCCGTCGCTGCTGACTGTGGAAAAGGAAATAAATCATGTGAGCTGGGCGCCGCTTCCTAACATGCTCAGGGCAGCGAGATACGAACCGTCAGTCTGGACTGTTGATGATCTTGAGGATGTGGATATTAAACAACTCGGCTTGAAGGGCTCTCCTACAATTGTAGGTAAAATGTGGCCTCCCGAAAAAAGCAAAGGGGCACAGATGATTGAGGGCGACGCAGAAACACAGGTAACAGAGGTACTTAAAATCTTTATGAAAGAACGGGACCTGTTTAAATCTGCAGGACAGAAACAAAATTAA